Genomic window (Leptolyngbyaceae cyanobacterium):
AATCTTAATATTTTTATAATTAATTCGTGATTTTTTTTAATAAGAAAAGTCCTCTTTATAAGAGGACTAATATAAAATATAGCGATCCTAGATGAATTGCGAACAAATCAACCCCTCCCAACCCTCCCCTTACCAAGGGGAGGGCTAGGGTGGGGTTGATTACTTAAATAGGATCGCTATATAAGCTAATTTAAGCTTTCAACTTCGCAACCACATTTGCTAAATTCGCGCCGAGGTTTTCAATCGATTCTTGTTGCTTTGGATCTTTCATCGTACCGTCAGCATTAAAGACTTCATAAGCCTTCGGTACGGCTACTTGATCCGGCAGTACGATTACTCTTATATTTCCCAAAATTGAGCGTAAATGCACTAAACCGCGCAAACCTCCCAAACCTCCCGGAGAAGCAGCCATAATGGATGCAACTTTTCCATTAAAAGCAACTAAACCTAATGGTGGTTCGCCTTCTGAGGGACGAGAAGCCCAATCGATCGCATTTTTCAAAACGGCTGTGATGGAGCTATTATACTCAGGAGAAGCAATCAGAAATCCATCGTTCTCCACTAGCAATTGTTTGAATTTCCGCGCAGTTTCCGGCATCCCTTCTGCTTTCTCCAAATCTTCGTCAAATAAAGGCATGGGGAAATCCCTGAGATCGATATAAGTTACTTCCGCACCAGCTGCTTTAGCACCATTGGCAGCAACTTGAACTAGCTGCTTGTTATAGGAACCAGTACGAGTACTGCCAGCAAATGCAAGGATTTTGGGCGTATAAGCCATAATTGCTCGTCCGTTGTAGAGTTTGCTTACTTTTTAGAGAATACACGATCTGAAGGATGAAGGATGAAGTCTGAAGGATAAAGTTTCAAGTATGAATGAGAAAAATTAACTAATTTTATCCTTCACCTACTCCCCCCATTTCTCCATCCCCCCATCTCCCCACTTCCCCATCTTCCTCTCACTTCTTAATTTGTTGCTGAAGTTGTTGAATTAATTGTGGGTTTTGTTGTAATTGTTGAACCAGAGGTTGAGTTTGTTGCAAAATCTGTCGCACTAGTTCGGGATTTTCCTCTAACTGTTGGATCAGTTGGGGATTTTGTTGCAAAATCATCGGTGCTAATTGTTGAATTAGCTGTGGATTTTGTAACAACATTTCTTGTGCTTGTTGGATTAATTGAGGATTTTGTTGGATCGTCTGCTGAATTTGTTGCAGATCGATCGCAGAAGTTTGGGCAACTAAAATGGAATTACTAGCTGGGAGAGTTTCTGCGCTGACAGCACTATTAAAAGCTTTTTGCATACTGGGAAATACCCAAATCGCGCCTGCTAATGCTGTAGTAAAAGCTACCTGAGTAAGTCGCGTCATATTTTGCTACTCCTGGGGGAACTAATCAATTCTATCAGCGCAGTTCCAAAGCCATCGCGATCGCGATCGCATTGGTTTGTAGTGAGGACTTTAGTCCTCTATTCTTCCCAGAATAAGAACTGAAGTCCTTACTACTAACTTAGGATTACGATCGAGTCTGATGGAAAATTAAGCGATATCGAATAAGAGAACTTCAGCAGATTTTGTTCCTTCTAATATGACTTGATTTTCATCAACGATCGCAACGCCATCCCCGGCTTTTAAAGGTACGCCATTGAGGTTAATATTACCTCGCGCTACTTGTACCCAAACGTGACGACCTTCTTTCATTTCATGAATTGCTTTTTCGCCGGATTCTAGTAACGTAGCGTAGAGATTTACATCTTGATGAATGGTAACCGAATTATCTCGACCATCGGGAGAAGCTACCAAGCGTAACTTGCCGCGCTTTTCGGCTTCCGGATACATTTTTTGTTCGTAACTCGGTGGTAAACCTTTTCGATCTGGCATAATCCAGATTTGCATGAAATGCACCTGGTCTTTTTTAGAATGGTTATATTCGCTGTGGGCAATTCCCGTACCAGCGCTCATTCTTTGTACTTCACCAGGACGAATTACCGAACTAGTGCCGATCGTATCTTTGTGTTCTAATGCACCATCTAACACATAGGAAATGATTTCCATATCCCGGTGGGGATGAGTGGGAAATCCCATACCCGGTGCAACTCTATCTTGGTTGATTACACGCAAGTAACGAAATCCCATGTAATTAGGATCGTAATAGTTAGCGAAGGAGAAGGTATGATAACTATCTAACCAACCGTGATTGGCGTGTCCTCTTTCTTCCGATCGCCTGATGGTAATCATTTTTTTGACCTAATTATTTAGTGTTGTTGCGCTATATTCCTACTTTAAAACCTGTAGAGCTAAAATGAAAAGTATGCACTTTAAAGTAAGATACTACCCAAAAAGATACTATGGAAGCTATCGAAGATCGCGATCGCTTGAGTTGTTCGGTAGAAATCACTCTTAAAGTGATTGGCGGACGCTGGAAAGTATTGATTTTACGAGAATTATTAGGGGGAGTGAAGCGGTTCGGAGAACTACACCGCGCACTGCATGGCATTACTCAAAAAATGCTAACGCAGCAGTTAAGGGAGTTGGAACATGATGGAATTATCGATCGCCACGTCTACTTGCAAGTTCCTCCCAAAGTAGAATATTCTCTGACACCCTTGGGGGAAACCCTCAAACCGATTTTAGATTCGATGCACGAGTGGGGATTGAAGTATTTGCAAAACAGATATAGCGATCCTATTTAAATAATCAACTCCACCCTAGCCCTCCCCTTGGTAAGGGGAGGGTTGGGAGGGGTTTATTTGTTGGCAATTCATTTAGGATCGCTATAGAAATAGCTATTTATCCTAACAATTGCTGTTGCCAAACCCTTTCTGGTGTCATCGGTAATTGAGTTAATCTGGCACCAGTAGCGTGAGCAATCGCATTTGCGATCGCAGGTGCAGTACAATTAGTACAAACTTCCCCAATTCCTTTCGCACCAAACGGCCCGTAAGGATCGGGTTTTTCCACTAAAAATACTTGCATTTGCGGCACGTCTAAGGCAGTGGGAAGTTGATAAGTTCTCAACCTGGGATTGAGGATTTTTCCCTGTCGATCGATTCGCAGTTCTTCCGATAAAGCATAACCCAATCCCATCACCATTCCCCCCATTGCTTGACTTTCACAAATTCTGGGATTAATTGCTTTGCCAATATCAATTGCTTGGATAGAACGCAAAACTTTTACGTGTCCGGTTTCCGTATCGACTTCGACTTCTACACCTTGCACGGCAAAAGTCATCGAACATTTATCTGCTGCATATTCCGATTCGGCTGATAAATTGTCTGCTTGTCGTGCTATTTCTAAAAGCGATATTTCGGCGGTTGGTGATTTTACCTTATTATCCTCTACGATTAATTCATGCGATCGCAATATTTTCGCTGCCTCTTCCAAAATCCGATCTCGCAATTTCTGCGCTGCCAAATTCACCGCTTGTCCGGAAATATAAGTAGTTGCAGAAGCATAAGAACCAGCATCGTAAGGCGTATTTTGCGTATCACCTGCAATAATTTCAATATCAGCAAGAGACACGCCAAGCACTTGAGCGGCAATTTGCCTTAAAGTAGTATCAGAACCAGTACCGACATCAATTGAACCAGTTCTTAATTCAAATTTTCCATCACTTTTTAAAGATAGTTTGACACCAGCAGCATGAATTTTAGCTAAACCGCTAGCTTGCATTCCCACTGCAAAACCAAAACCGCGCCGCAAATGACCGTTTACTATTGGTGGCATTCCGGGAATATAGCCAAGTGCTTGAGTGACTTTCTCGAAACATTCGGGAATTGCATAACTACCAACTACGTGAAAATGGTCATCTCCTCTCGTTCCTAAAGTGAGGATATCTTCGGAATTGATAATATTTTTCAGGCGCAATTCTATCGGATCGATATTGAGCTTTTTGGCAATTTCATCTAATTGGGATTCTACGACAAAGCTGCCTTGAGTTGCACCGTAACCGCGAAATGCTCCCGCTGGCATCGTGTTAGTATAAACGGCATGACCGATAAATTTTTGATTGGCGCAACGATACAAACCGAGAGGGAAACAACCTGTGAGATAAACTACTGTCATGGCGTGATTTCCATAAGCGCCGGTGTTGGAAATTGCGGTCATATCTTGTGCTACGATCGTACCATCTTTCTTGACTCCTGTTTTCAGCCGAATTTTCATCCCGTGGCGGCTGTTGGTAGCGGTAAACTCTTCAAATCGAGTGAATTTCCATTGCACGGGACGACCTGTTTTAAGGGTAGCAAAGGCACAAATGTCTTCACTTAAAATTTCTTGTTTGTTGCCAAAACCACCGCCGATTTTAGTTTTGAATACTCTGATTTTTTCTTTGGGTAAATCGAAGAGTTTGGCTAGTAATGTTTGGCAATGAAAAGGTACTTGGGTGCTGGAACGAATGACCAGGTTGCCATCTTTGTCTAGCCAACTAATGCTGATGTGCGGTTCTAAATGTACGTGCTGAACCGCTGGTAAAATGTAAGTATTTTCGACGATTAAATCGGCTTCGACAAAACCTTTTTCGATGTTACCTTTTTCTAAGATAACTTGTCCGGCAATATTGCGATCGCGTTCCGGTATTTGATAAGATTCCGGTTCATCATGAATTACCACATCCGACTGATTCATCGCTTCTTCCGGATCGATAATATGTGGTAAAATCTCATAATCAACTTCAATTAACTGACAAGCTTGTTCGGCAATTGCCGCAGTTTCAGCGACGACAGCCGCAATGCGATCGCCTATAAATCTTACTTTATTATCTAATAAGTAATGGTCGAGTGGGTCTGGCTGTGGTTCCGCGTGTCCCGCTGTAGTATAAGGAATTCTCGGTACATCTTCGTGAGTAAAAATAGCGCAAACTCCTGCCAGTTGTTTAGCTTTTTCAGTGCGAATTTGCTTAATTCTGGCGTGGGGATAAGGAGAACCCAATACCTTTAAATGTAATAATCCAACCGGGGTATAATCTGCTGTATAAACTGCTTTACCCGTAACAATTTCTATGCCATCTTGTTTA
Coding sequences:
- a CDS encoding NAD(P)H-dependent oxidoreductase; the encoded protein is MAYTPKILAFAGSTRTGSYNKQLVQVAANGAKAAGAEVTYIDLRDFPMPLFDEDLEKAEGMPETARKFKQLLVENDGFLIASPEYNSSITAVLKNAIDWASRPSEGEPPLGLVAFNGKVASIMAASPGGLGGLRGLVHLRSILGNIRVIVLPDQVAVPKAYEVFNADGTMKDPKQQESIENLGANLANVVAKLKA
- a CDS encoding pirin family protein, with product MITIRRSEERGHANHGWLDSYHTFSFANYYDPNYMGFRYLRVINQDRVAPGMGFPTHPHRDMEIISYVLDGALEHKDTIGTSSVIRPGEVQRMSAGTGIAHSEYNHSKKDQVHFMQIWIMPDRKGLPPSYEQKMYPEAEKRGKLRLVASPDGRDNSVTIHQDVNLYATLLESGEKAIHEMKEGRHVWVQVARGNINLNGVPLKAGDGVAIVDENQVILEGTKSAEVLLFDIA
- a CDS encoding molybdopterin cofactor-binding domain-containing protein; its protein translation is MTDYINFQVNAQTYKEITTPGSSLLSLLRHLGYYGVHRVCESGDCGACTVWVDDKPIHSCIYPAMKIEGKSVTTIEGLAIDEKLSPMQEAFLERQGFQCGFCTPGAIMTAEKINCQTETELRSILRGNICRCTGYQAIIESILLGCKAEHCEVRYQVEPGNESKGIKGQVGESIAKQDGIEIVTGKAVYTADYTPVGLLHLKVLGSPYPHARIKQIRTEKAKQLAGVCAIFTHEDVPRIPYTTAGHAEPQPDPLDHYLLDNKVRFIGDRIAAVVAETAAIAEQACQLIEVDYEILPHIIDPEEAMNQSDVVIHDEPESYQIPERDRNIAGQVILEKGNIEKGFVEADLIVENTYILPAVQHVHLEPHISISWLDKDGNLVIRSSTQVPFHCQTLLAKLFDLPKEKIRVFKTKIGGGFGNKQEILSEDICAFATLKTGRPVQWKFTRFEEFTATNSRHGMKIRLKTGVKKDGTIVAQDMTAISNTGAYGNHAMTVVYLTGCFPLGLYRCANQKFIGHAVYTNTMPAGAFRGYGATQGSFVVESQLDEIAKKLNIDPIELRLKNIINSEDILTLGTRGDDHFHVVGSYAIPECFEKVTQALGYIPGMPPIVNGHLRRGFGFAVGMQASGLAKIHAAGVKLSLKSDGKFELRTGSIDVGTGSDTTLRQIAAQVLGVSLADIEIIAGDTQNTPYDAGSYASATTYISGQAVNLAAQKLRDRILEEAAKILRSHELIVEDNKVKSPTAEISLLEIARQADNLSAESEYAADKCSMTFAVQGVEVEVDTETGHVKVLRSIQAIDIGKAINPRICESQAMGGMVMGLGYALSEELRIDRQGKILNPRLRTYQLPTALDVPQMQVFLVEKPDPYGPFGAKGIGEVCTNCTAPAIANAIAHATGARLTQLPMTPERVWQQQLLG
- a CDS encoding helix-turn-helix domain-containing protein, which encodes MEAIEDRDRLSCSVEITLKVIGGRWKVLILRELLGGVKRFGELHRALHGITQKMLTQQLRELEHDGIIDRHVYLQVPPKVEYSLTPLGETLKPILDSMHEWGLKYLQNRYSDPI